The Candidatus Cloacimonadota bacterium region AACACAAAAAACCAGCATCCTTTGCTTGTCGATATTCCGGATAAGGGGAAAAAAGCTTTCCTTGTTGTTACTTCCGATAGAGGATTATGCGGGGCATTTAATTCCAATATTATCAGGAAAGCCATTCACTACTTGAACAAAAATCCCGAAACAGAAGTAATTTGTATCGGCAAAAAAGGTTATGATTTTCTAAAAAAACACATAACTAATAAAATTAAAGAAAAATATATTGGCCTTTTCAATGAGATGGATTTCAGTGTTTCCAGAGAAGTTGCTTCGTTTTTACTCGAACTTTTTTTAAGAGAAAATTATACAAAAATCGAAGTTCTTTATAATGAGTTTAAATCTGCAATACAACAGGATATTGTAGTCAAGCAACTGTTGCCTGTCATTCCAGTGGAATCGGAAGAAATATCATCTCTCGATTTTATTTATGAACCTGATGAAAAAACGATCATTGAGGAATTAAGCAGAAAATACATCAATGTTGAGATCTGGAGAATCATGCTGGAATCTTCTGCTGCTGAACAAGGCGCCAGAATGACTGCTATGGATTCCGCAACTGAAAATGCAACCGAATTGATAGGTAGCCTGACTTTATTTTATAATCGTGCTCGACAGGCAGCGATAACTAAAGAAATAATTGAAATTGCTTCCGGAGCGGAAGCTTTGAAATAATATTAAATATGAGGTAAATAATGGTTGAAGGAAAAATTATCCAGATAATAGGACCAACAGTTGATGTAGAATTCCCTGAAGGTCATCTGCCTGCTATTCATAATGCTCTGAAAATCAAAAGAGAAGGACACCCGGATCTGGTTCTGGAAGTCCAGATGCATCTTGGTGAAAATAAAGTGCGAACAGTTGCCATGGACTCAACTGATGGTCTGGTCAGGAATTATAAAGTTTCAGATTCAGGTGAGCCGATCTCTGTTCCGGTTGGCGAAGGAGTATTAGGAAGAATTCTTAATGTTGTGGGAGAGCCGATCGACGAACAAGGTCCGGTGAAAGCTGAAGAGAGATACCCGATCCATCGTCAGGCTCCTTTTTTTGAAAATCTTTCCACAGAAGACGAGATCATGGAAACAGGTCTGAAAGTCGTTGATTTGATAGAGCCGTATTCAAAAGGTGGAAAAATTGGTCTTTTTGGTGGAGCAGGCGTTGGTAAAACAGTTCTGATCCAGGAACTGATCAGGAATATTGCGATCGAACACGGTGGTTTTTCTGTCTTTTCCGGAGTTGGAGAGAGAACTCGAGAAGGAAACGATCTCTGGTTGGAAATGAAAGCATCCGGAGTTTTGGAAAAAACTGCTATGGTTTTCGGTCAGATGAACGAACCTCCGGGAGCCCGTCAAAGAGTTGGACTTTCAGGTTTGACAATTGCCGAGTATTTCCGGGATGTTTCCAAAAAAGATGTTCTGCTTTTTATCGATAATATTTTCCGTTTCACACAAGCTGGTTCAGAAGTTTCTGCTCTTTTGGGCAGAATGCCTTCAGCAGTTGGCTATCAACCAACTCTGGCGACTGAAATGGGTGAACTCCAGGAAAGGATCACTTCCACCAAAGATGGTTCCATTACATCTGTGCAGGCGATCTATGTTCCGGCTGATGATTTAACTGATCCGGCACCTGCTACGACTTTTTCCCACCTTGACGCAACAACAGTGCTTGATAGAAGAATTGTCGAGCTGGGAATTTATCCGGCTGTTAATCCTCTTGATTCTACCAGTCGTATTCTTGATCCTAAAATTATTGGAGAAGAACATTATTTTGTAGCCCGGGAAACTCAAAGAATTATCCAGAAATATAAAGATCTGCAGGATATTATTGCAATTCTCGGTATGGATGAACTGTCCGAAGAAGATAAATTAACGGTCAGCAGAGCCAGAAAATTAGAAAGATTTTTCTCTCAACCTTGCTTTGTCGCAGAAGAATTTACAAATACTCCGGGAGTATATGTTACTTTAAAAGATACGATTGAAGGATTTAAAGCCATTATAAATGGTGACTGCGATGATTGGCCGGAACAGGCATTCCTTTATGTTGGAAACATCGATTCAGCAGAAGAAAGATCAAAAAAATTAATGAAAAATGTCTAAAATAAATATTCAGGTAATCCAGCCGTCTAAAATAAAGATCAGCGGTGAATATGATCATATCATCATTCCAGGAGTTGATGGAGATTTTGGAGTATCTTCCGAACATACTCCTTTTATCACAAAAATCAGACCTGGAATTCTTCATCTATACAAAGGAACACAAATAACTGATTTTGCAATCCATGATGGTTTTGTGACAGTAGAGAATAATAGCATAAAAATTGTCTGTGAAACTATTGAAAGTTCGACTGAAATAAAAACCAAACGAGCTGAATCTTCAAAGGAAAGAGCGGAAAAAAGATTAAAAAATCCAACCGAAGGAATAGATTTCAGACGAGCAGAAGCATCATTAAAACGAGCATTGGTCAGGTTAAGTTTAACAAAAAAATAAGGGTGATCAAATCACCCTTTTTTTATTTTGGATATTGTTCGAACTAAAACTTCTTATAACGATCGTTTCAAAACAATTATGAATAAATATAAACTATTTTTCTTATTTTTCATTCTGTTTTTATTTACAAATTGCACTCAAAAAACTGAAAAGACTGAAAACGAAAAGACTCAAAAAACTTTATTAAAAAAAGAAGAAATTTCGAAACAGAATTTCAATCGGAAATCTTATCCAGAATTTATTAAAGGTATGTATTTAAACGCATATACTATTGCTTCAAAAAAACTCCAACCGATTTTAGATCAAGCAAAAAAAACAGGCATAAACACAGTTGTATTCGACCTGAAAGATATGAATGGAAATATTTTTCTTAAAATATCTTATCAGGATACGATGCGTCAGCGAAGGGTATTGCCAATCATCGATGTGGAAAAAACTGTTGCTAAATTACACGATAATAAGATGCGAGCTGTAGCTAGGATAGTAATGTTTCATGATCGATTTCTGGCTCAAAATGATCCTACCTTGAGACCGAAGAAAATAGATAATTCTGTCTGGCAGGAAAGCAATAAAGGAAAACCTTCCTGGCTCGATTCTTCCAATCCGGAAGTTCAGAAGGAATTGTTGGAGCTTATTGAAAAAGTAGCACAAACGAATATCGATGAAATCCAGATGGATTATGTCAGATTTCCGACTCAGGGCAATATAAATGAAGCATTTTTTTATTTTCAAAAAGAAGATCAGGAAACTGCCTTAAAAGACAGTCTTTATGTTTTCAGGCAAAAATCGGATATTATCGAAGATATTATTTACAGAGCAAAAAAAATCTGTTTAAAATATGATGTGAAATTAACAGGGGATGTTTTTGCCATTGTTGCCTGGCAAAGCAAAAAAGATGTTGCCAATACAGGTCAGGACATTAAAAGAATGACCAAACATCTCGATGCAATTCATCCCATGATCTATTCATCTCATTTTGCTGATAATTTTGCTTATCGAGAAAACGCTCATAACGAACCATTTTATCTAATGTATAAGGGCACGAAATTAACCCGGAAAAATTCAAATAAAATGTGCAAAGTTATTCCCTATATCCAGGCAAATAATTGGGAAGTCAATTACAAACCTGAATATATATACGCTCAGATTAAAGCTATCGAAAGTTGTCCTGCTGATGGTTTTATTTTATGGGATGCTTCCAATAATTACCTTGAAACACTGAAGTGGATTGAAGTATTTTATTCCAAATAAAGTTTGTCTGTAAACTAAAGATTCGAGTTGTGAGAGCTTTTAACGACGGCTTGAAACCAATGAAAAAACTACCTGAAAATTATATTATGTTTCATGTGAAACACACAAAACTACCTCTATTCATTTCTGCGATTGTAGATTCCTCATGAAATAATTTTAAAAATTTCAGAAAAACTGCCGATGCTGAATATTTAGAAATCAATTTAATACTTTTGTAGTAAGTACATTAATTATTTCTTCATGTGTTCTTGCGTTTCTCAATTTTTCCAGATTCTCATCTATCATTAAGAATTTTGAAATATAAGAAATCGAAAAAAGGTGCTGAATGTCATCGTGTAATAAAAGCATGAAAAAAATACTTACCGGTTTATTGTCAGGAGCATCGAACTCGATATCATCCTTTGATCTACCGAAAATGATCGCTGGTTTTTTTATTTTTGAAGGATGATGATGACGCGGGTGAAGTAAAGCAACACCTTTTCCAACAGCAGTTGAAACTAATTCTTCCCGAGCGACAACAACCTGATACAGCCAGCGATGATCCTTAACTATTTTCAAATCTTTAGCTTTTTTTGCCATTTCCGCAATCGCTTCATATTTATTGTCAGCATAAAAATCTAAATAGATATACCTTGTTTTGAAATAATCCGTGAATCTGCAAACAGACCTTTTTAAGGCAAGTTGTTCATCTTCTTTGTCACTTAAATTAGCAAGCCATTCTTCGATTTCAGTTTTATCTATTTGATAATTATTTCCTTTTTTTACAACCACA contains the following coding sequences:
- a CDS encoding helix-turn-helix domain-containing protein; protein product: MAKKYLTLKQAANFLRVTDSVIKEMISSKLFVVVKKGNNYQIDKTEIEEWLANLSDKEDEQLALKRSVCRFTDYFKTRYIYLDFYADNKYEAIAEMAKKAKDLKIVKDHRWLYQVVVAREELVSTAVGKGVALLHPRHHHPSKIKKPAIIFGRSKDDIEFDAPDNKPVSIFFMLLLHDDIQHLFSISYISKFLMIDENLEKLRNARTHEEIINVLTTKVLN
- the atpD gene encoding F0F1 ATP synthase subunit beta gives rise to the protein MVEGKIIQIIGPTVDVEFPEGHLPAIHNALKIKREGHPDLVLEVQMHLGENKVRTVAMDSTDGLVRNYKVSDSGEPISVPVGEGVLGRILNVVGEPIDEQGPVKAEERYPIHRQAPFFENLSTEDEIMETGLKVVDLIEPYSKGGKIGLFGGAGVGKTVLIQELIRNIAIEHGGFSVFSGVGERTREGNDLWLEMKASGVLEKTAMVFGQMNEPPGARQRVGLSGLTIAEYFRDVSKKDVLLFIDNIFRFTQAGSEVSALLGRMPSAVGYQPTLATEMGELQERITSTKDGSITSVQAIYVPADDLTDPAPATTFSHLDATTVLDRRIVELGIYPAVNPLDSTSRILDPKIIGEEHYFVARETQRIIQKYKDLQDIIAILGMDELSEEDKLTVSRARKLERFFSQPCFVAEEFTNTPGVYVTLKDTIEGFKAIINGDCDDWPEQAFLYVGNIDSAEERSKKLMKNV
- the atpG gene encoding ATP synthase F1 subunit gamma, whose translation is MPNIRDIKTRIESVKSTKQITNAMKMVAASKLRKAQNNIEQARPYADHINVMLQTLKRKNTKNQHPLLVDIPDKGKKAFLVVTSDRGLCGAFNSNIIRKAIHYLNKNPETEVICIGKKGYDFLKKHITNKIKEKYIGLFNEMDFSVSREVASFLLELFLRENYTKIEVLYNEFKSAIQQDIVVKQLLPVIPVESEEISSLDFIYEPDEKTIIEELSRKYINVEIWRIMLESSAAEQGARMTAMDSATENATELIGSLTLFYNRARQAAITKEIIEIASGAEALK
- the atpC gene encoding ATP synthase F1 subunit epsilon: MSKINIQVIQPSKIKISGEYDHIIIPGVDGDFGVSSEHTPFITKIRPGILHLYKGTQITDFAIHDGFVTVENNSIKIVCETIESSTEIKTKRAESSKERAEKRLKNPTEGIDFRRAEASLKRALVRLSLTKK